CAAGAGTGGGCAGGGCTTCTACAAGCACTGATGCCGCGTCAGCCCCATTGGTCCGATGGGGTCACCCCACGGGGTGAATTCGGTATCGGTTCGCTTACAGGCGGCAACTTCGCCGCATGAGAGGCAGTCAGATCTGTAGACGTCCAGGCGTCACCACCCATGACATCGGGGAGCGCATATGCACATCAGGGGCGACCACGCCGAGCTGGTCGTCGGGGGCCGCCTCGACGTCCGCAGCGCGGCGGACGCCCGTACGGCCCTGCACGCCGCCGTCGACTCCGGTCGGGGCGACCTCGTGCTGGACCTGACCGAGCTGGATTCCTGGGACGCCACCGGCCTCGGCGTGATCATGGGCGCGCACCGCCGCGCCGGCCGGGTCAACCGCAGGCTGGTGCTGCGCGGAGTGCCGCCCCAGATGCAGCGCCTGCTGGTCGCCACCCGGCTGCACCGCATCCTCGCCATCGAGGGCGGCATCGAAGCGGAAACGCTTCCCCGGGTCTGAGGCAGGTGCGGTCCGCCGCCCGGGGTCCCGCATACGGGGCCGGGGCGCCCCCCGGGCGATCAGGATCGCACCTCAAAGCGTGACGAAAACTGAAGAGCTGAGCGGCAGAAATGTCGTAAACCGCGTGATACCGACCAATCCAGGAAGTTCCGGTCAGGACCGGCCCCCGCCGGTGCACCGGCCCGCTCTCCAGGTCTAAGGTTCGGTTCCCGCCCGTATGTCATCATCCGCGGCGGGCACCGGACCAGACGCGACGGCTGAGGACGACCTGCCGGAGCCGGGGGAGTGCGGACGGCCGGAAGCGCAGTCGGCACGCCAGATCTGGGAGCTTGCAGCATGGACCCGAACCCTCACCGGGGACCTGAGGAGTACGGCGAGCAGGGCAGACCTGCCGAGCCGCCGGCCCCCGCGTTCGGCGGCGCGCGCGGCGGCTCCGGCGGGCTC
This Streptomyces decoyicus DNA region includes the following protein-coding sequences:
- a CDS encoding STAS domain-containing protein, encoding MHIRGDHAELVVGGRLDVRSAADARTALHAAVDSGRGDLVLDLTELDSWDATGLGVIMGAHRRAGRVNRRLVLRGVPPQMQRLLVATRLHRILAIEGGIEAETLPRV